One part of the Candidatus Neomarinimicrobiota bacterium genome encodes these proteins:
- a CDS encoding type I restriction enzyme HsdR N-terminal domain-containing protein: MLIEVKKKGASLDHEAIPQAESYSLILNVPFFCVTDGSSFQFYSTGNSQGKSIPLQNFPPKPSSEYLKTGVEYISFPPQIDNLIDLFFIGLKNESKFLEDTKWHDDASKQLFNKVFKQIDSISPHKLKNALRDNVMMKPPNRNKLFKQIDNDFNKFKKVLKFIRDFKGEPVININQMLDRKGDLYLRGGWYFLYHSASCRRASK, encoded by the coding sequence TTGCTTATCGAAGTTAAAAAAAAGGGTGCCAGTCTAGACCATGAGGCTATTCCACAGGCAGAGTCATACAGCCTTATACTTAATGTACCTTTCTTTTGTGTTACAGATGGGAGTTCGTTTCAGTTTTATAGCACGGGGAATTCGCAAGGAAAAAGTATTCCTCTTCAAAACTTTCCACCAAAGCCTTCTTCCGAATATTTGAAAACGGGTGTAGAATACATTTCTTTTCCCCCTCAAATCGATAATTTGATTGATTTGTTTTTTATTGGACTTAAAAATGAAAGTAAATTTTTGGAGGACACAAAATGGCACGATGATGCATCCAAACAGTTATTTAATAAAGTGTTCAAACAGATAGATTCTATCTCCCCACATAAGTTAAAGAATGCTTTGAGAGATAACGTAATGATGAAACCCCCAAATAGGAATAAGCTGTTCAAACAAATTGATAATGATTTTAATAAATTCAAAAAAGTTCTTAAATTTATCCGTGATTTCAAGGGTGAACCCGTTATTAATATTAATCAGATGTTGGACAGAAAAGGAGATCTCTACTTAAGGGGGGGGTGGTATTTTCTTTATCACTCAGCTTCTTGCAGGCGCGCATCCAAATGA
- a CDS encoding tyrosine-type recombinase/integrase — MHLIHVHKINSSEIRDYFLYDAYTIEKTKTIQDSCLHPSGKYLSSPNSDNTLEYDSKTFEDKEICVDPTLQAATYPVIAKDKAKKQSNSFSDVKIHALRKSFATHLLYSRTDPRYVRHRHNKTTEIYTHVSTKNLSTIKNPLDNLLKKV, encoded by the coding sequence ATGCATCTGATTCATGTTCATAAAATTAATTCGAGTGAAATCAGGGATTACTTTTTGTATGATGCTTATACTATTGAAAAAACAAAAACTATTCAAGACTCTTGTTTACACCCTTCTGGTAAATACCTTAGCTCCCCAAATAGTGATAATACATTAGAGTATGACTCTAAAACCTTTGAAGACAAAGAAATTTGCGTAGATCCCACACTGCAAGCTGCAACCTACCCCGTCATTGCGAAGGACAAAGCCAAGAAGCAATCTAATTCATTTAGTGATGTTAAAATTCATGCTTTAAGAAAAAGTTTTGCCACTCATTTATTATATAGCAGAACAGATCCGAGATATGTTCGTCACAGGCATAATAAAACAACTGAGATTTATACCCATGTGAGCACAAAAAATCTTTCTACGATAAAAAACCCTCTTGATAATCTTTTAAAAAAGGTGTGA
- a CDS encoding sugar kinase, whose product MIELKKDAEFALLVPTSMGVRITPLFNQPVHTSPLYYMQATSAESNVASISSFLGMKVKVLTAFVQGSPIARFIKDDLKKRGIEVEAKEVPQGGPWGYRHQFNIADTGYGTRGPRVHNDRAGEVGRTLSAKDFDLDRIFGKEGVQIIHMSGLIAALSPETGEFCLQLGETAKKYGTRISFDLNYRASFWKGREKELRKIFTRIASIADILVGNEEDFQLALGIPGPETGGKDLLSKIDSFKEMIGKVQKEYPSASVFGTTLREVLSVESHLWGAILSVDDSWYEVRPREITVLDRIGGGDGFVGGLLYAILKGWEPEKWIQFGWACGALATTLLTDYAQPLNEEEVWSIWEGNPRVKR is encoded by the coding sequence ATGATAGAACTAAAAAAAGACGCTGAATTTGCTTTGCTGGTGCCAACGAGTATGGGAGTGAGAATTACTCCGCTATTTAACCAGCCTGTGCATACGAGTCCGCTTTATTATATGCAGGCTACCAGTGCAGAATCCAATGTGGCCAGTATTTCTTCTTTTCTGGGAATGAAGGTTAAGGTTTTGACTGCTTTTGTGCAGGGTAGCCCAATTGCGCGGTTCATCAAAGATGACCTGAAGAAGAGAGGAATTGAGGTCGAGGCCAAAGAGGTACCGCAGGGTGGACCCTGGGGCTATCGGCATCAGTTCAATATTGCAGATACAGGATACGGTACACGTGGACCACGTGTGCACAACGATCGTGCGGGGGAAGTCGGTCGTACGCTAAGTGCGAAAGATTTTGATCTGGATCGAATTTTTGGAAAAGAAGGAGTCCAAATAATTCATATGTCTGGTCTGATTGCTGCGCTTTCTCCAGAGACTGGAGAATTTTGTCTACAACTAGGAGAAACTGCGAAAAAATATGGCACTCGAATTTCTTTTGATTTGAACTACAGAGCTTCTTTCTGGAAAGGGCGTGAAAAAGAACTTCGAAAAATATTTACTCGCATTGCCAGTATTGCTGATATTCTGGTTGGTAATGAAGAAGATTTCCAACTTGCATTAGGAATACCCGGGCCAGAAACAGGGGGGAAAGATCTTTTGAGCAAAATTGATAGTTTTAAAGAAATGATCGGCAAGGTGCAAAAGGAATATCCTTCTGCATCGGTTTTTGGAACAACACTTCGAGAAGTATTGAGTGTAGAAAGCCACCTTTGGGGAGCAATACTTTCTGTAGATGATTCCTGGTATGAGGTTAGACCACGTGAAATTACTGTTCTTGACAGGATTGGTGGAGGGGATGGCTTTGTTGGAGGACTTCTCTACGCGATTCTCAAAGGTTGGGAACCTGAAAAATGGATACAATTTGGATGGGCTTGCGGAGCATTGGCGACCACATTGCTTACGGATTATGCACAACCCCTCAATGAAGAAGAGGTCTGGAGTATTTGGGAAGGTAACCCGAGGGTAAAGCGATAA